A single genomic interval of Gemmatimonadota bacterium harbors:
- a CDS encoding mannose-1-phosphate guanylyltransferase has product MSERPPPAESWAVILAGGIGSRFWPASTPDRPKQLLPFDSGRPLICGAWERAMAVSGPGRVRILAPEGLVEGLLRALPEADEDVIWIETELKGTAPALARAAWEIEALEPGALMTSLHADHAIGPMREFERTIAVALGLAAREPTLVCVAAPPSRAETGYGYVEPGAELPTDTGLPTVPDRVAVPNPPGVAVGSGADRSSDAREERKPAAFKVASFHEKPDRETARRYCDAGFLWNTGIFVWRASTFLEETRMRAPEIGRLLDGLERDGPPSFFKESPSAVVDRAILERSDRVSAVRASFDWDDVGSWEALARQGSADDCGNSLHGPVRVLAGRDNIVFAEGGRVVVHGIDDAIIVRTDKVTLVLGRDRSDELRSVLESIGESS; this is encoded by the coding sequence ATGAGCGAGAGACCTCCGCCGGCCGAATCGTGGGCCGTGATACTCGCCGGAGGAATAGGCTCCCGGTTCTGGCCTGCCTCCACGCCCGATCGCCCCAAGCAGTTGTTGCCCTTCGATTCCGGGCGTCCCCTGATATGCGGCGCTTGGGAGCGGGCGATGGCCGTGAGCGGCCCCGGTCGTGTTCGCATTCTCGCGCCGGAGGGCCTGGTCGAAGGGCTGCTGCGGGCGCTGCCGGAGGCGGACGAAGACGTCATCTGGATCGAGACCGAGCTGAAAGGTACCGCCCCCGCACTCGCGCGAGCCGCATGGGAGATCGAGGCCTTGGAACCGGGCGCCTTGATGACCTCGCTGCACGCGGATCACGCGATCGGTCCGATGCGCGAGTTCGAGCGGACCATCGCCGTCGCCCTCGGACTCGCGGCGCGGGAGCCGACCCTGGTGTGCGTGGCCGCCCCGCCTTCCCGCGCGGAGACGGGGTACGGCTATGTCGAGCCGGGTGCCGAGCTACCGACCGATACCGGCCTCCCGACCGTGCCTGATCGGGTCGCGGTCCCGAACCCGCCCGGCGTCGCGGTCGGGAGCGGGGCGGATCGCTCTTCGGACGCTCGGGAAGAACGGAAGCCCGCCGCCTTCAAGGTCGCGTCCTTCCACGAGAAGCCGGACCGCGAAACCGCCCGACGGTACTGCGATGCGGGCTTCCTGTGGAACACCGGCATCTTCGTCTGGCGGGCGTCGACATTTCTCGAAGAGACGAGGATGCGGGCACCGGAGATCGGGCGCCTGCTCGATGGGCTGGAGCGCGACGGGCCCCCGTCCTTCTTCAAGGAATCGCCCTCCGCGGTCGTGGATCGAGCGATTCTCGAACGCTCCGACCGAGTAAGCGCCGTACGCGCCTCCTTCGACTGGGACGACGTAGGAAGCTGGGAAGCGCTCGCCCGCCAGGGTTCTGCGGACGACTGCGGCAACAGCCTCCACGGCCCGGTGCGGGTGCTCGCAGGCCGGGACAACATCGTCTTCGCTGAAGGAGGACGGGTCGTGGTCCACGGAATCGACGACGCCATCATCGTCAGAACCGACAAGGTGACCCTGGTCCTCGGTCGCGACCGCTCGGACGAGCTCCGGTCAGTTCTGGAATCGATCGGAGAATCGTCGTGA
- a CDS encoding MBL fold metallo-hydrolase — MRVSVLASGSAGNSIFVWCGNTRILVDSGLSGKEVARRLHLVGAEADGISDIVITHDHADHVRGMGVFARRHGARLHLTERTHEACDRYLRGGESVSHFEPERAFQVGDVHVDPFVTVHDASDPAGVALTDECTGARLGIATDLGRMTASARLALAGSTMLVLEANHDPVLLHQSRYPPSVRGRIASSHGHLSNDAAARLVVELLHPGLAVVVLAHLSEECNRPELARAAVGEALKKEGWQGRLEVASQHEPTSLFDLAEDPSPAEHPERSAAVPKAG; from the coding sequence GTGAGAGTTTCGGTGCTCGCGAGCGGCAGCGCGGGCAACTCGATTTTCGTGTGGTGCGGCAACACCCGGATACTCGTCGATTCCGGTCTGAGCGGGAAGGAGGTTGCGCGCAGGCTCCATCTGGTCGGTGCGGAAGCGGACGGGATCAGCGACATCGTCATCACCCACGACCACGCCGACCACGTCCGCGGGATGGGGGTTTTCGCCCGCAGGCACGGAGCCCGGCTCCACCTGACCGAGCGGACGCACGAGGCGTGCGACCGCTATCTGCGCGGCGGCGAGAGCGTGTCGCACTTCGAGCCCGAACGCGCGTTCCAAGTGGGGGACGTCCACGTGGATCCGTTCGTGACCGTCCACGACGCGAGCGACCCTGCGGGAGTCGCCCTGACCGACGAATGCACGGGCGCGAGACTTGGGATCGCCACCGATCTGGGTAGGATGACCGCCTCAGCCCGGCTTGCCCTCGCAGGGTCCACCATGCTCGTCCTCGAAGCGAATCACGATCCGGTGCTTCTCCACCAGAGTCGCTACCCCCCGAGCGTGCGGGGAAGGATCGCCTCCAGCCACGGACATCTCTCGAACGACGCCGCGGCTCGGCTCGTCGTCGAGCTTCTGCACCCCGGCCTCGCCGTCGTCGTGCTCGCGCATCTCTCGGAGGAGTGCAATCGCCCCGAGCTCGCCCGTGCCGCAGTCGGTGAGGCGTTGAAAAAAGAAGGTTGGCAGGGAAGGCTGGAAGTCGCCTCTCAACACGAGCCCACCTCGCTCTTCGATTTAGCCGAAGATCCCAGTCCGGCCGAACATCCGGAGCGATCCGCCGCAGTCCCGAAGGCGGGCTGA